The Mercurialis annua linkage group LG2, ddMerAnnu1.2, whole genome shotgun sequence genome contains a region encoding:
- the LOC126667088 gene encoding thioredoxin-like protein YLS8, whose product MSYLLPHLHSGWAVDQAILAEEERLVLIRFGHDWDDTCMQMDEVLASVAETIKNFAVIYLVNITEVPDFNTMYELYDPSTIMFFFRNKHIMIDLGTGNNNKINWALKDKQEFVDIVETVYRGARKGRGLVIAPKDYSTKYRY is encoded by the exons ATGTCGTATTTGCTTCCGCACTTGCACTCCGGATGGGCCGTCGATCAGGCCATCTTGGCCGAAGAAGAGCGTCTCGTTCTCATCCGATTTGGTCACGACTGGGATGACACCTGTATGCAG ATGGATGAAGTTTTGGCTTCAGTTGCTGAGACAATTAAGAATTTTGCTGTCATATACCTTGTGAACATCACAGAAGTACCCGATTTCAACACGATGTACGAACTCTATGATCCATCCACGATCATGTTCTTCTTTCGGAACAAGCACATAATGATTGATCTTGGAACCGGGAACAACAATAAAATCAACTGGGCGCTTAAAGATAAGCAGGAGTTCGTCGACATTGTTGAGACTGTGTACCGTGGGGCAAGGAAGGGCCGCGGTTTGGTTATTGCACCTAAAGATTACTCCACCAAGTACCGCTACTAA
- the LOC126667085 gene encoding histidine kinase 5, producing MYEVEVNDTEFCKMENDQNEEMEIEVVPSMWPEDIDSEKPYNIEKPRGDQDMLEEVTIVEEPSIVDFHRLIELTNYTDRGSSQLAYLVKHWEYQQANAVRLLKEELDSLSQQKQEVELKKLEILEDFRFDEEGYGGDKRPISILDEVIDLYQVLPLRKKDVTFQNKIVKIDAEYDTVAYWKHKAMDLEKSLEASIQREQMLIEKLHESINDLERQSSPVEELSQILKRADNFLHFVLQNAPVVMGHQDKELRYRFIYNHFPRLGEEDILGKTDMEIFSGAGVKESQDFKREVLEKGLPAKREITFETELFGLKTFLIYVEPVFSKAGETIGINYMGMDVTDQVRKREKMAKLREEIAVQKAKETELNKTIHITEETMRAKQMLATMSHEIRSPLSGVVSMAEILSTTNLDREQRQLLNVMISSGDLVLQLINDILDLSKVESGVMKLEATKFRPRQVVRHVLQTAAASLQKVLTLEGRIADDVPTEVIGDVLRIRQILTNLISNAIKFTHEGKVGINLYVVADPCFEKAEENHHKSSADLSTRKASKEENCELASQTNNNQNGSHILHQNHLLDGEPITPGRNKVANGNKSKEPQSQETIVWLRCDVYDTGIGIPENALPTLFRKYMQVSADHARKYGGTGLGLAICKQLVELMGGRLTVSSRVNNGSTFTFILPYKVSSTCDSSDDAEELSEIVDHDDEMEDEATGFISFQPRTLGSLFSSNGSTRGQKLLQHNNNYPNCQKQNGFSDNLYSFPSNNIRSKETGSVQDSCSTVEVAETLSEPESSYSHSPEPDSENLACRRKQFRDESNRQPPQNGSTDSTCHVDSSREVDAQSKEIEANGSCRDRENSSISSQSTSGSSPQVTPTNSQPKILLVEDNNVNVMVTRSMMKQLGHTIDIVKNGVEAVRAVHSNCYDLVLMDVCMPVMDGLQATRLIRSFEETGSWDGAVQAGIDLHASSSSSLPDTQGCMPSTRRTPIIAMTANALSESSEECYANGMDSFISKPVTFQKLKDCLEQYIP from the exons ATGTATGAAGTGGAAGTAAACGACACCGAGTTCTGCAAGATGGAGAATGATCAAAATGAAGAGATGGAGATTGAAGTTGTCCCTTCAATGTGGCCTGAAGATATTGATAGTGAAAAACCTTACAATATAGAAAAGCCACGTGGAGATCAAGATATGTTGGAGGAGGTTACAATAGTCGAGGAGCCAAGTATAGTCGATTTTCATCGTCTGATAGAGCTAACAAATTACACTGACAGAGGTTCTTCGCAGCTCGCATACCTTGTAAAGCATTGGGAATATCAGCAGGCCAATGCAGTACGCCTTCTTAAGGAAGAGCTCGACTCCCTAAGCCAGCAGAAGCAGGAAGTTGAGCTCAAAAAATTGGAAATACTCGAAGATTTTAGGTTCGACGAGGAAGGTTATGGTGGTGACAAACGCCCGATATCTATTTTAGATGAAGTAATAGATTTATATCAAGTTCTTCCTTTGAGGAAGAAAGATGTAACTTTTCAAAACAAGATAGTCAAAATAGATGCTGAATATGACACTGTTGCATACTGGAAGCATAAAGCCATGGATTTGGAGAAATCGTTAGAGGCCAGTATCCAAAGAGAGCAGATGCTCATAGAGAAGTTACATGAAAGCATAAATGATCTAGAAAGACAATCATCACCGGTAGAAGAATTATCGCAGATTCTGAAAAGAGCTGATAATTTCTTACATTTTGTGCTTCAAAATGCTCCTGTTGTCATGGGCCATCAG GACAAAGAGTTAAGATATCGCTTTATCTACAATCATTTTCCGCGTTTGGGAGAGGAG GATATATTGGGAAAAACAGATATGGAAATTTTTTCAGGAGCAGGAGTTAAGGAATCACAAGATTTCAAGAGAGAAGTTCTCGAAAAAGGATTGCCTGCCAAGAGAGAAATTACATTTGAGACGGAGCTATTTGGGTTAAAGACCTTTTTGATCTATGTAGAGCCTGTATTTAGCAAGGCAGGGGAAACAATTGGGATAAATTATATGGGAATGGATGTAACTGATCAG GTAAGGAAAAGAGAAAAGATGGCAAAGCTTCGAGAAGAGATAGCAGTACAAAAAGCCAAAGAAACAGAACTGAATAAAACAATCCATATAACAG AGGAGACAATGCGTGCAAAACAAATGCTAGCAACCATGTCTCATGAAATAAGATCTCCTCTATCTGGAGTTGTTAGTATGGCTGAGATTCTATCGACCACAAACCTTGACCGTGAACAAAGACAGCTACTGAATGTGATGATATCTTCAGGAGATCTGGTTCTTCAACTTATTAATGACATACTTGACCTTTCGAAGGTTGAGTCTGGTGTTATGAAGTTAGAAGCTACAAAGTTCCGTCCACGACAGGTTGTCAGGCATGTTCTCCAAACTGCTGCTGCGTCGTTGCAAAAAGTTCTGACTCTTGAAGGACGTATAGCCGATGATGTTCCTACTGAG GTGATTGGCGATGTTCTAAGAATTCGACAAATCCTTACCAACTTGATCAG CAATGCGATCAAGTTTACCCATGAAGGCAAGGTAGGAATAAACCTTTATGTGGTAGCAGATCCATGTTTTGAAAAAGCAGAAGAAAATCATCACAAGTCATCTGCTGATCTGTCAACACGAAAAGCATCAAAAGAGGAAAATTGCGAATTAGCATCTCAAACTAACAATAATCAGAATGGTTCACATATCCTTCATCAAAATCATTTGCTTGATGGCGAACCTATAACCCCTGGTCGAAATAAAGTAGCAAATGGTAACAAATCGAAGGAGCCACAATCACAAGAAACAATAGTGTGGTTACGCTGTGATGTTTACGACACTGGAATTGGAATACCAG AAAATGCCTTACCTACTCTTTTTAGAAAGTACATGCAAGTGAGTGCAGATCATGCGCGAAAATACGGTGGGACAGGACTGGGCCTTGCAATATGCAAACAGCTG GTTGAGCTGATGGGTGGCCGTCTTACTGTATCTAGCCGGGTGAACAATGGGTCtacatttacatttattttacCATACAAGGTATCATCAACATGTGATTCTTCTGATGATGCTGAGGAGCTTTCAGAGATTGTTGATCATGATGATGAGATGGAGGATGAAGCTACCGGCTTTATTTCGTTCCAACCGCGTACTTTGGGCTCTCTATTTTCTTCCAATGGATCCACCAGAGGTCAAAAATTATTACAACATAATAATAATTACCCTAATTGTCAGAAACAGAATGGTTTCTCCGACAATCTTTACTCATTTCCTTCTAACAACATTAGATCTAAAGAGACAGGTTCAGTTCAGGATTCCTGTTCTACAGTTGAAGTTGCCGAGACATTATCTGAACCTGAAAGTTCATATAGTCACAGCCCGGAACCTGATAGTGAGAATTTGGCTTGTAGAAGAAAACAGTTTCGAGATGAAAGTAATCGTCAACCGCCACAAAATGGCTCCACGGATTCCACTTGCCATGTAGACTCAAGCAGAGAAGTGGATGCACAGTCGAAGGAAATAGAAGCCAACGGATCATGCCGGGATCGCGAGAACTCTAGCATAAGTTCACAGTCTACATCCGGAAGTAGTCCACAAGTAACGCCAACGAACTCACAGCCAAAGATTCTTCTTGTAGAAGACAACAATGTTAATGTAATGGTGACACGTTCAATGATGAAGCAGTTAGGACATACTATAGATATTGTAAAAAACGGTGTTGAAGCTGTGCGTGCAGTTCATAGCAATTGCTATGATCTCGTTTTAATG GATGTGTGCATGCCAGTTATGGATGGTCTTCAAGCCACAAGATTGATTCGTTCATTCGAAGAAACTGGCAGTTGGGATGGTGCTGTGCAAGCTGGTATTGATCTGCATGCATCTTCCTCAAGTTCATTGCCGGATACTCAAGGCTGTATGCCTTCTACAAGACGGACCCCTATAATTGCG ATGACTGCCAACGCATTGTCGGAAAGTTCAGAAGAATGCTACGCCAACGGTATGGATTCATTTATTTCAAAGCCTGTGACTTTCCAAAAACTGAAAGATTGTCTAGAACAATACATTCCATAA